The following is a genomic window from Saccopteryx bilineata isolate mSacBil1 chromosome 4, mSacBil1_pri_phased_curated, whole genome shotgun sequence.
tgCGTGCCTGCTCCGGGAAGACATTAAGGTCCCCAAGAAGTGAAGGAGCAAGGAAGtggcaggaggaagagggaaaagattAGAGATGAGAGTGAATCTAGGTGAGAGTTACACCATGTTTCCTGCACTGTTccttcaatttttctgtgaatttgaaatgtttcaaaataagGAATATGTTGACATCGCTGGCCCCAGTGTGTGGATTCCCGGCTTGGCTCAGTGATGGTTTCCTGTCCCATGGTCCTGAACACCTTCCAGGCAGATGATGGGCACCACCTGCCATGCAGGAggaagacaggccctggctgtgCCCTCAAGCAGCTTCCAGCAGCCACCAAGACAGCCAGGCCCCCTTGGAACATGAGTGCCCATCCGGCCTGCAGCTTTCCTGGCAGCAACAGGAGGGGTCAGTAATGCCACACTAAGGTTTGGGAAGAGGctctggtgggttggctcagtggtagagcattggacccaTGTGTGgttgtcccgggtttgattcctggtcagggcacataggagaagtgacacTGTTTCTCcaatcctcctcctcccttctctctccttttctctctcttcccatgccGTAGCCATgactcggttggagcaagttggccctgggtgctgaggatggctccatgacctgcCTTAAGtgctaaagtagcttggttgctgagcaacagagcaacagcctcagataagcagagcatagggggcttgccaggtggattccagtcagggcacatgtaggagtctgtctctctgcctccccacttctcacttaagaaaaattttaaaatagataaagTCCAGGAAGTGGGTAGGCCTGGGTTAATCCTCTGACCTGCCCTGGAGGGACTGCCTGTACGTCCGACTGAGTGGCATGAAGTCACACCTTGCCTGCCCCACTCCTCACTTCTTCACTGCTGCTTCCCTGGTGGCACTCTACCACCATCAGACCCCGAGTAACTCCTCCTGCAGTCTtactatcagaaaaaaaacatcCCACCAGAAGATGACTTAGAACTGAGGAAAGGAAAAATTGGTGAGTAAGGGGAATCTATTTAAATATGGAATTAAGACAAAAGAACATCTCAAATTATGGTTACAGAATATAAACGTTACACACAtgctgtgaaaataaaatagcaaagtgGAGAGCTGGCAAGAAAAACATGCTGAGTAACTCACTCTCCTAAGAGGAAGTCAATAAATACTGATTACatttgggaaatgttattttaaaacataagacCTCTAAACTCTGCACATTAAAAATAAGCCATTTCCTTGTGCCCAGTGGCAGTTTTCAAAGAATGAAGACTACATGCGGTGAAGCAACTGAGGCTGAAACCTTTCCAGTGGGGACCTTTATGGGATGCTGACTTCCCATAAAGGGAGGGGAACGGTGTGTTTCTTCACCTCCTCCTTCAAACGGGGAAGAACCCAGGGTCTGGGAAGGGGCTCAGGTTCCTGGTCATCTATCTCAGACCCCAAACCACCTGGAAGAAACATCACAGGAGCATCACATACTTCTGTCAGGGTCCCCACTTCCAGACTGCAGTCCCATCCCCTCCTCAGCACAACTGGTCTGCCATGATGGCAGGGTCTCTCTGCAGGGGGCTCTCAGGCCCTTGAGGCTGCCTGGATGACCTGAGCCTCGAGGGGGTCCAGCAGGAGCAGGCTGAGGCTCCAGCACGGGATGGGCTctggagagagagtcagggaggggTTGAATCAGCTTCCTAGGAGGTCAGGGCTGGAGGTCCACTGCCACCTTTCAGACCAAGGCAGCAGGAAAGCGAACCTCAGAGACCCACCTAGCCTCTGGGCCAGGGGCTACTTTTCCAGGCTGAGGGCCTCTAGGGGTGTGAGGTCCTAGGGTATGGAGGCCCCCAAGAGCCCCCTTTCCCAGGTCTGAGACATAGCCCAGGCCAGGCAGCCCCGAGGAAGGGCCCGGTGAGGGCTGGCGTGGTGAGGGCTCCAGGTATGTTGGGGGGTTGGAGATGGACCTCAAAGGACCCAGAATCCTGGAATTTTTACAACCTGTTCCTGATGAGATCTAGCATATAGCTTATTTTATTCTGTTAcgatttatttttctgcttacaAAAGTAACTTACACTTGAGCTGAAAACCATTACACAACGTTGAAAGTGAAAATCAGCTGGGGACTGGGCCCCAGGTAGAAGTAGTCACAGCCAAGTTCACTGACCCATCAAGGACATTGTGTCTGCAGTTGTCAGGGTTACGGGGCCTTGCTGGGCCCCACAGAGGATTCCTTCCCGCCTGCTGCGGCACTGGGGGCCGGTCTTCCCGCCaacttttcatcttctttttcttctggaaGACAAGGGGGTGGGTCAGGCTGGTGTcaggagaagggaagagcaggGACTGGGCCCGGAGCACTCGGCCCACCAGGGGATGTCCTGGGGCACCACTGACCAACTTAGAGAAGTCATTGCCAACTCCAGGGAGATGCCCCCAAAGGCCACAGAGGCTGCTGAAGTCATTTTCAGGAAACTCTGGGCTATATTTGGGCTGAGTACTTGGGAAGCTGGAAGCTGCTGCTATTTCCACTGCCAGGCTTGGGACGAAGCAAGAGGTCGGGAAGTTGTAGATCAGGTATAGCGGGAAAGACAGGGGGGGGGGTGTTGACTGCCGGAGTGCCTGCCTTAGGGAGTCTGTAGGGCTGAGAGgcagtccttgctctgctctctctctccctctgaggAAGGGTGGCTTGGTCCTAATTCTCACAGCACTGTGCGGTGGGGCCCACCTGGGCAGATGCCTAAGCAGAGGTCTCAGACAGAGCGGAAAAGACCTCAGAGATGATCCAACCCACTGAGTTGAGTGGGAAGAACAGGCTCTGAGCTCGATGTCCCCCCTTCACCCTCTGCAGTGATCAGCTGCTGGTCTCACGGTGCTAACTCGGCCTCTCAGCTCTGCTTCCCAACAGGTCATGGGACAGCACCCTCTACCCCCTGGGCTGGCAGGAGTTAGCAGTTAGACACATGGAGGCACCTGAACCAGAGCTGGCTGGTAGAGGTGCTCACAGGGTGAGTTGGGCATGCTGCAGAGGAGTCTCCAGGCTCtggggagagggggacagagagcaAGGGGTAACGCAGGTCCCCTGTGAGCTCCAGGCCTGTAGCTAGGGATGCCCCAATCTCAGGGGCCCTGAAGTCTCAGCCTTGGGGAAGCAGTAGGGCCGCCCCATGACTTCAGATTACTCACCACTAAACTTTCATCGATTGGGAGGGGTCCCCTGCACTGTCCAGCTACCAGAGGAAAACCAAGAGGCTTTGCTTTCCCTTCCCTGAGGCTGACTGCAAGGCCGAGTGCACTGACTGACTGACTCCAAGGGGCGCCTGTCCAGAGGCAGCAAACAGGGCCAATTGCTGTGCCTTTTATTTGTTCTATCTTCTTAGGGCACGACAGACCCCACCTCCCGCTGGGGAAAACCCCCCAGCTCATCTCCTTCCCAGACACTAGGCCTTCCCTTCCCTGGGCATCCCTCAGGATTCCAAGTTCCTCTCACCTGCACCGAGCCtagtggaggtgggggtgggggggtctacTTGGGGCCTCAAACAGATTCTggcacagacacatgcacacacagacccCCAAACACATAAGAGCTGACATGGACAGAAATAGGCCCAGGGACGAGGACATACAAGGACACACACATAGACACCCCTTCCCAGGCAAATCCAGATGTAGACATAGAATGGATACACACGTGTGGAGGCTACAAACACGCAGAGATTTACACTGAGGTGTAACGTGGAGAGAGAGAATACAACCAGACATGTTCAcagcacaggcacactctttccagACCCAGCCTAGCCTGTGTCCCCTTGGCTGCCCAGGTATCAGGGGACTTCCAGCCCCAGGAAGACTTGCTCACAACTTTGCTTGCAGGggccagggcctcacctgtgTCCAGCTTCCTGCGTTTCTGTTCAGGCTCCTGGGGGGGTGCCTCAATGGCACGCTGGGCCTCAGGGTGGATCTTGAGGAGGGCCTTGGCCAGGGTGGTGGGACCGGGCACACCCAGAGACATGATGCAGTGCACTCCTCTGCGCTTGGCTGCGGCCACTTTGGCACTGTCTTTGGAGGCTGTCAGCAGGACCAGTTTGGAGAACTTCTTTGGCTTGCTGGGGGCTGCTAGGATGACATCTGTGCCTGGCTCAGGGGACTCAGGGGACGGCTCCTGGCCGGCCTTCACACTCTCACCCTCCTGTTCACTGGCCTCAGGCAGGGGCATGCTGGCACAGAAAGCCAGACCACAGTAGATggatttctcctcctcttccctggcAAAGAACCTGGCAGTCCAAGGGCTCTATCCTATGAAAGGAAGCAAACCCCCATCAGGAAAGCCTGAACTCAGAACAGATCTGAGGTGCAGGTTGGGTAGATGAGGCACCAGAATGAGCAAGGACCTGAATAAagctggagcatcagcccaggtgctgaggatagctcggatggtccgagtgtcagcctcaggtgctgaagatagctcagttgattccagcatcagccccagaagggagttgcctgatggatcccattcagggcgcatgtgggagtctttctctccataatctctcctctcacataaataataataataataataataagtatatatataagaaagaaaacaaggtcCTCATTCATATGCAACATAATAtcacataagaaaataaagattaatataAGCCTaggtaggcctgaccaggtgttggcacagtggacagagtgttggcctgggatgcagaggacccaggttcaaaaccctgaggtcactggcttgagtgagggctcctggcttgagtgcaggctcaccagtttgagcatggggtcaccggcttgagtgaagGATCAGACATGATCCCACGATCGCTGGATTgcacccaaaggttgctggcttttgaagcccaaggttgttggctagagcccaaggttgctggcttgagcaagaggtcacttggtctgctgtagcccccggggtcaagacacatatgagaaagcaatcaatgaacaactaaggtgctgcaacgaagaagaactgatgtttctcatctctctcccttcctgtctgtctgtccctatctgcccctctctctgtctctctcagtcctGTCTTGGCAGCAGTAAGTCACCTCTCTCATTCAGCCCTCACTTTCCTTCCATGTAAAGTGTGCCCCCAAACAGAGCTCTTGGGGAGTTGATGGAGCATTAAGACACTGATAACTGAGTTACTACAAACCAAGGACCGTGGGTGCTCAGCACAGGGCAAAGTGTTTCATGGGTTTTTCCATTTAACCTCCCAGCCCAAGTCATGAAAGGTCATCATTCTTACTGACCCGGCTTCCAGATGAGCGCACTGAGGCACACCAGGGCAACCACACTCCCACAGCGGCAGAGCTGGGAGTCTAGGTGAGAGAGATCTGGAGCTCACCTCCAAACGGCACCCGGTGTACCCTGTCCAGGTAACAGTCACTGGTGTTCCTGAGCTCCAAGCATCTGAGACAAGCACTGGGGACAGGAGCTCTGACTTCCTGGTGACCTTTCACCCTGACACTCTGCAGGCCACAGAGGGAACCAACCCTGAGGGCGGGACTCTGTGCACTCCAACTAGACCCTGCCCCCCCACCTTAGACCGTAGGTTGGGGCCACCCAGAGCTCAGGAGGTACCCCATGGGAGCAGCGACCTTGTGCCTGAGCTGGTGCTGGCGCTGCCTCCGCTGGGAGGGGACGAGGCTGTGGAGTTGTCTGGAGAATCTGTGGTCACTGAGGGCTCCCTGGCTTCTGATCTAAAGAAGCAGAAAGGCtgtctggttagctcagtcatttaagagtgtcatcccaaaacaacaaggttgtgagttcgatcctcagtcagagcacacaccaGAAGGAACCAAAAAATgctcaactaagtggaacaacaaatgcttcccttccccctaccctctccctccattcctctctttgtctctctaacaattaataaaaattaagccctggctgaatagcttggttggttggagcgtcatcccagaACATGGAAATTGCTGGTTtgatttgtctttctgtctctctgcctctctcaaaataaaaaaaaaggagcagcAAGGACAGACACTGGGGCGAACTGGTCTGAATAGCAAGGCCCTGAGGCATGAGCTTTGAGTGGTCTTTTTTGTTTAGGGTCAACTGGGTGGTAGACAAATGGCAGATCTTCCCAGTTTACAGTGTTAACCCAGAAACAAGGCTGCAGCCTGGGGAGACATCTTGTCTGCCCTGTCCATGACCCAGGAAGCAGTAAGGCCCACAGATGTTTACTTGCATCCCTGGACCTGTTTCTTCAGCTGGCTTTGTGGTTATCACTGTTTCCTTCTTCCTGTGTCCTCACAGGTCTTCCCTGTGTGTACCTCTGTCCTGGTATCTTCTTGTGAGGACTCTGACCATACTGGGTCAGGGCCTACCCAATATAACACGATTTACCCTtaattacctctttttttttttttaaagagacagagagagagtcagagagagggatacacagggacagacagacagaaaaaaacgaataaagcatcaatcattagtttttcgttgagcattgcgacaccttagttgttcattgattgctttctcatatgtgccttgaccgcaggccttcagcagactgagtaacccgttgcttgagccagcgaccttgggtcccagccggtgagcttttgctcaaaccagatgagccagcgctcaagctggcaacctcggggtctcgaacctgggtcctcggcatcccagtccaacgctctatccactgtgccaccgcctggtcaggccgtaattacctctttaaatgCTTTGTCTCCAATACAGTCAGAATCTGAGGTTctgagggttaggacttcaacatataaatttggaggCAGGCACAATTCAGCACACAACAACATAGAACATGGTAAATGCCCAAGAAATCATAGCTCGTGGTATCTCTCCATCTTGATCCCAAACTTCCTAGCACATTCAAAGCATGAGTATGCTCCCAGGGGGTGAGAGCACGCAGGGCCCGCACATGAGACCAGGGGCTATCTGCTCTGTAAGAAGCCCTCATGCCAGCTGGATCTTAGCACCAATGCCATACAGCTCCAAAGGTTCTGCCTGTCAGCCAGGGGAGCCAGAACAGGCTTATATGGATTTTCTTCCCCTTTGATCATAAtccaaaaaagtgaaaaatgctTATAGAAACCACCTTCATCCAGGAGCTACCAGTTTGAAAACACATTCCTGCACAATAAACAGCTTCCCACACAGCTGAGACCCCACGCTTAAGTTCTCGGGATTTGGTTTTCtaaccaaagaaaagcaagacATAGATTATTGAAAGTTTTTGAAATATTCAACTGAAAAAAggttatataaaatacattaaacaaTAATTGTAAATCCACATAGTCCCAGCATCTATCACAAACTGCTTTCATTTATGCAGtttcatacatatatttttttcatagttacaagcagtggtgggattcagccagttcataccagttcggcagaaccgatacctattttttttttttttttagttcggcgaaccagttgttaaaatggcacttattatttttttaaagactttattcattttaaagagaagagagagagagagagagagagaagggaagaggagcaggaagcatcaactcccatatatgccaagctagggtttcgaactggcgacctccgcattccaggttgatgctttatccactgtgccaccacaggtcaggccaccaaaatggcacttataattagggttctctctaaggtgggcacctgagcagctgcccaatgtggaaatcacaaatttacattccttactcttttttaacattcatctgtgcaacagcatattctaagtgtccgtagtgatgttcattccatccagaggtgaaaaaactgcaagtgaggatgccaatcaagaagcaatatgaggccctgaccagttggctcagtggtagagcattggcctgatatgtggatgttctgggttcaattccgggttagggcacacaggaaaagggctcatctgcttttccacccctcctcctattgcttctctctctctctctcttctcctcccctcctgcagctaaggaaCAATTGGAGCAAGTGggcctctggcactgaggacagctccatggcctccacttcaggtgctaagaagatctcggttgctgagcaacagagctatgccccagatgggcagaacaccaccctctagtgggcttgctgggtagatccctgtgtgggtacatgcgggagtctgtcttggcTTCCCCTCctgttactaaaattaaaaaacaaaaacaaaataaaaaacagccctggctgatagactcagcagtagagcattggcctggtgtgtggatgtcctgggtacaattcccagccagggcacacaggagaagcacccatctgtttctctcccctcccccctctcttttctttctatctctctcttcccctcccccagccaaggctccatcggagcaaagttggcccaggcgctgaggatggccccattggcctctgcctcaggtgctagaatggctccagctgcaatgaaacaacgccccagatgggcagagcatcacctcctggtgggtatgccgggtggatcccagtcaggctcatgtgggagtctgtctctctgcctccccacatctcacttcagaaaaatacaaaaacaaaacaaaacaaaaacaaacaaacaaaaaacaagatgcaatacagaaatatcttaacagttttattatcttttgtcaggtattatttaatatttttaattaatattttaaaactcttccttataACGTAATCTAGTTCTGTGAAcctcttttgttcttatttaagtattaaatatatgaaataataaactacctttcagtgtatCTTTTTTAtagtacttaaaatggtcattaggacagagaaccggttgttaaattatttgaatcccatcactgattACAAGCAAAACTTTCAAATAATTGTGTTTCCCGTTTTTTTCCACTTATAAAAGTAGACATCACCAGCTTACGGACCAGATGCaaaggcctttttttttattttaattttattttatttattcattttagagagaaagagagcgagagagagagaaagggaggagcaggaagcatcaacttccatatgtgccttgaccaggcaagcccagggtttcgaaccagcaacctcagcgttccagttcgatattttatccactgcgccaccacaggtcaggccgcaaagGCCTTTATAAAGTGCCTGAGCACAACTTAATTCACCCCTGTAGTTGtggaaaattcaatttaaaacttAGGCAATGTATTCTGGAAGGCCACAAGATGAAGACATTGCTCCTTAAAATAAACCATTTttccaacagagagagagagagaaagcaagaggtaAAAAGGGATATAAGAAAGCTTTAAAGTGTTTATATTTGGTTTACACAAAAGCATTGTTAGAAAGTCCAACGAATGCTCTCTTCCGCAGCCCATACACTGTCAAGTCCAATGAACACCTTTAGCTGATCTTTTCTAGGCTAAACTATGCATTTCCCCAAAAAAAGACCAAGAACTTTGGTCCCTCTCCTGTGTCTTTCTCAAGCCCttgtctttcctttcctttattctCTATTCCAGGCATATTTGTCATGCATTTACTAATTTTGTTTGACCCTGTACTTAACTTCAGAAGCGGGTGCTTTCTAGTCTGTTCTCAAAGAATTATAGAAAAAGACACTAAAGCCTACTAAGAAGTAATTTATCAAAATATTAGCAGAGGGGGAAATCAGGGATTTCattttttgctaattttctttttaatttaatttatttttttttattttatttttcatttttctgaagctggaaacagggagagacagtcagacagactctcgcatgcgcccggccgggatccacccggcacgcccaccaggggcaacgctctgcccaccagggggcgatgctctgcccatcctgggtgtcgccatgttgcgaccagagccactctagcgcctgaggcagaggccacagagccatccccagcgcccaggccatctttgctccaatggagccttggctgcaggaggggaagagagagacagagaggaaagcgcggtggaggggtggagaagcaaatgggcgcttctcctgtgtgccctggccgggaatcgagcccgggtcctccacatgctaggcggacgctctaccgctgagccaaccggccagggcctaattttatatttttttaaaagacttta
Proteins encoded in this region:
- the FLYWCH2 gene encoding FLYWCH family member 2, translating into MPLPEASEQEGESVKAGQEPSPESPEPGTDVILAAPSKPKKFSKLVLLTASKDSAKVAAAKRRGVHCIMSLGVPGPTTLAKALLKIHPEAQRAIEAPPQEPEQKRRKLDTEEKEDEKLAGRPAPSAAAGGKESSVGPSKAP